One segment of Belonocnema kinseyi isolate 2016_QV_RU_SX_M_011 chromosome 7, B_treatae_v1, whole genome shotgun sequence DNA contains the following:
- the LOC117176732 gene encoding uncharacterized protein LOC117176732 — protein sequence MYDLCHPSYYNISKLGSTDGTKITIAFYVYIELCEVKRLWDVEYKYNSDLDIIYIEGKKSKSSVPETYIPWPALYNISLAQIENIQEALKLDRVTFVFRGGDSTSVYYRITKGLVKPIHPDETKIIKQKEDKKNELEQEIRRNTSILHDLAKSLAQGDSEIIGNEKEEAANLLDEEKKISDKMKDKNDQEEIKNADPSKKETAEDQAKLEDEKNKKRMQNSKAEKNSSDVGDVEMVSETKDDEKTTEFQDVEMLPST from the exons ATGTACGATTTGTGTCATCCAAGT TATTACAATATCAGCAAATTGGGTTCAACTGATGGGACTAAAATCACCATTGCATTTTATGTCTACATTGAACTTTGCGAAG TAAAGCGTTTATGGGATGTGGAATATAAATACAATAGCGATCTCGATATTATATACATAGAAGGCAAAAAAAGCAAGTCTTCTGTTCCCGAAACATATATACCATGGCCTGCTCTTTATAATATTTCCCTCGCTCAAATCGAAAATATACAAGAAGCTCTAAAATTAGATAG GGTTACTTTTGTGTTTAGAGGAGGGGACAGTACTAGTGTTTATTATAGGATAACAAAAGGTCTTGTAAAACCGATACATCCAGACGAGACAAAAATAATCAAGCAAAAAGAGGACAAGAAGAATGAATTGGAACAAGAAATCAGAAGAAATACTTCAATTCTTCACGATTTGGCAAAATCTCTTGCTCAGGGTGACAGCGAAATTATTGGTAATGAAAAAGAAGAGGCTGCAAATTTGcttgatgaagaaaaaaaaatatccgataaaatgaaagataaaaacgatcaggaagaaattaaaaatgcagaTCCGAGTAAAAAAGAAACTGCGGAAGATCAAGCAAAATTAgaggatgaaaaaaataaaaaaagaatgcaaaattcaaaagctgaaaaaaattcTAGTGATGTTGGTGATGTGGAAATGGTATCAGAGACTAAAGATGATGAAAAAACGACTGAATTTCAAGATGTGGAAATGCTACCGAGTACTTAA